The genomic region ATCTAGCTGGATTAGATGGAGATAGTGATGAGTTAAAATGGGATTGGGAAACAACAGATAATTATTTGAATTTAATGGCTGAAAAAGGATGTTCTCCAAATGAAATGTATTTAGTACCACATGGAAATATAAGAATGGAAGCAATGGGATTAGAAGCCAGAGTAGCTACAGATGAAGAAATTTCAAAAATGAAAATGATAACAAGAAGAGAGTTAGAAGCAGGTGCAGCTGGAATATCAACTGGACTTATATATGTTCCTTGTGCCTATTCAGAAACAAAAGAATTAATTGAAATTTGTAAAGTAGGAGCAGAACTAGATAAACCTTTAGTTATTCATCAAAGAAGTGAAGCAGATACAATGATCGAATCAATGAATGAAGTTATAACAATTGCTAAAAAAAGTGGAATTAAAATACATTTTTCTCATTTTAAAATTTGTGGAAAGAAAAACTGGGGAATGATAAAGGATATAGTAGATTTATTAGACAAATGTAAAGAAGAAAAAATTAAAATATCTTATGATCAATACCCATATGTAGCAGGAAGTACAATGTTAGGAGTAATAATTCCAACTTGGGCCCATGCTGGTGGTACAGATAAATTAGTAGAGAGATTAGGAAATGAAGAAGATAGAAAAAGAATGAAAAAAGATATAATAGAAGGAATACCTGGTTGGGACAATTTCATAGATTTTGCAGGATTTGAAGGAATATATGTAACCTCTGTAAAAAATCAAAAAAATGAAGATTGTATAGGTAAAAATCTTCTAGAAATAGCAGCACTAAAAGGAAAAGATAAGTTTGATGCTGTATTTGACCTATTAAAAGAAGAAGAAAATGCAGTTGGAATGTACGACTATTATGGAAAAGATGAACATGTGGTAACATTTATGACAAGGGAAGAAAGTAATATTTGTACTGATGGATTATTAGGAGGAAAACCTCATCCAAGAGTATATGGTGCTTTCCCAAGAGTAATCGGTAAATTTGTTAGAGAAATGAAAGCAATGTCTCTTGAAGAAGCTATTTATAAAATGACTACTAAACCAGCAAATACTTTTAGAATAGAGGAAAGAGGAGCTCTAAAAGAAGGATACTATGCTGATATTGTAATTTTTGATAAAAATAAAATAATAGATAAAGGGACTTTTATAGAACCTATTCAATCACCTGAAGGAATTGATTATGTTATTTTAAATGGAGAAATCGTATTAAAAGATGGAATCCCTAAAAAAGAAATACTAGCAGGAAAAGTTTTAAGAATAAAATAGAAAACAAAAACCTCCTATGATAAAATAAATTTATCTAGGAGGTTTTTTCTCACACTCTCGTAAATGAGCTCCTTTTTCTTCTGTGCTCGGATAAACATCTTCTCCAAAGGCGGTTTGATAAATAACTCCTAAAGAACTTCTAAAAGAGTCATCTTTCTCCTTTCCAAATAAATCTGTAGAAAATTCAGTTTTCATACTTTCAATTATTTTCAAAGGTTCTCTTTAAAATTTTAAGGGTCTTTTGTAATTCAATTAATTTAATATTCTCGGCTTTTAATTTCTTTTCATTGATAACATATCCCTTAATTAAATACTCTTTCAAGATATTCATTGCCCAAATTCTAAATTGGGTTCCCCTTTTAGATTTAACCCTATATCCAACCGAGATAATTACATCTAAATTGTAATAATTTGTATTATAGTTTTTATCATCTTTGGCAGTTGTCCGGAATTTCCGGACAACTGCTGATTCATCTAATTCTTTATCTTTAAATATATTTTTTATATGTTCAGAAATAGTTCTTTTATTTTTCCCAAATAATTCTGCCATATCTTTTTGACTTAACCAGACTGTTTCTCTTTATTATTAGCTTGAAACATTCTATTTTCATTATTAAACTACTTTATATTTTATATATATAATAACACAAGCTATAATATATATTGATAGGATTATATTAATTAAATATTCATATAATCAAATTGACATTTACTAAAAAATATCATAATATTAAAATATATAGTTACTTAATATATCTTTGGTTCATTGCTTTTTTATAGAAACAAAG from Fusobacterium sp. IOR10 harbors:
- a CDS encoding virulence RhuM family protein; the encoded protein is MAELFGKNKRTISEHIKNIFKDKELDESAVVRKFRTTAKDDKNYNTNYYNLDVIISVGYRVKSKRGTQFRIWAMNILKEYLIKGYVINEKKLKAENIKLIELQKTLKILKRTFENN
- a CDS encoding amidohydrolase family protein encodes the protein MKKILIKNGVIIDGSRNKRYAGEVLIEGERIKQIGKITENADVIIDAKGKIVAPGFIDTHSHSDLKVLLEPFVDAKISQGITTEILGQDGVSMAPLPKEYVSSWRKNLAGLDGDSDELKWDWETTDNYLNLMAEKGCSPNEMYLVPHGNIRMEAMGLEARVATDEEISKMKMITRRELEAGAAGISTGLIYVPCAYSETKELIEICKVGAELDKPLVIHQRSEADTMIESMNEVITIAKKSGIKIHFSHFKICGKKNWGMIKDIVDLLDKCKEEKIKISYDQYPYVAGSTMLGVIIPTWAHAGGTDKLVERLGNEEDRKRMKKDIIEGIPGWDNFIDFAGFEGIYVTSVKNQKNEDCIGKNLLEIAALKGKDKFDAVFDLLKEEENAVGMYDYYGKDEHVVTFMTREESNICTDGLLGGKPHPRVYGAFPRVIGKFVREMKAMSLEEAIYKMTTKPANTFRIEERGALKEGYYADIVIFDKNKIIDKGTFIEPIQSPEGIDYVILNGEIVLKDGIPKKEILAGKVLRIK